CGCAGGAACGGCGGAGACACGGACACGTCCAGCGTGAGGCCGACGCGGTCGGTGTCCGGCATGATCGCCAGGCGCGGACGGTACAATTGCACGTCGAACAGCTCGAGCATGCGGTTACGCAGCGGGAAGCGGCGTTCCAGGCCCGCCTGCAGGCGGCCTTGCGACAGCTCGATACGGCGCGGTCCGATCATGCTTGCGCAGGAGGCCAGCAGGCCGCCGGCGGCCAGCGCCAGTGCCGCCTTGCCGAAGCGCCGTCTCGTCATCCCGTCTTGCTTCACTGCCATGGTTGCCTCATTCGTCAATGGATGGGGCAAGCCTAGCACATCCGCGGCGGACGTCATTTGCCGTTACTTCCCGATACAGAACCGACTGAAGATCACCCCGAGTAAGTCATCCGGCGTGAACAGCCCGGTGATGCTGGACAGCTGATCCTGCGCGAGCCGCAGCTCTTCGGCGAACAGGTCGAGCGACTGGTCGTCCTGCGCCGCGTGCTCGGCCGCGAAACGCAGATGCTCGCGCGCATTGCGCAGTGCGACGAGGTGGCGTTCGCGCGCGAGGTACAGCGACTCGCCCGTCTGCTGCCAGCCGGCGATGCGCAGGAGTTCGGCGCGCAGCAGGTCGATGCCGATCTTTTCGTGCGCGGACAGATAGATGTTGACCGCGTCGGCGCCCTGCGCGACGCTCGGCTGGTGGCCGGACAGGTCGATCTTGTTCCAGATGCGCACGACCGGCACGCCGGCCGGGAACGCGGCGACGATGTCCTCGTCGGCCTTGGCCGGGCCCAGGCTCGCGTCGAGCAGGTGCAGGATCACGTCCGCCTTGCCGACCTCGCCCCACGTGCGCTCGATGCCGATGCGCTCGACGACGTCGACGTGGTCCCCGATGGCACGGATGCCGGCCGTGTCGACGATGTTCAGCGGGATGCCCTCGACCTGGATCGTCTCGCTGACTTTATCGCGCGTCGTGCCCGCGATCGGCGTGACGATGGCGACGTCCGACCCGGCCAGCGCATTCAGCAGCGACGATTTACCGACGTTCGGCTGGCCGACGAGTACCACGTTCAGGCCCTCGCGCAGCAGCGCGCCCTGGGCGGCCTGGCGGAACACGGCCTCCAGCGCATCGACGATGCCCTTCAACTGGCCACGCGCATTCGATTTCTCGAGGAAGTCGATCTCTTCCTCCGGAAAGTCGAGCGTGGCCTCGACGAGCATGCGCAGGTTGATCGTCTTGTCGACCAGCTCGTGCACGACTTTCGAGAACGCGCCGGACAGCGATTGCGACGCCGATTTCGCGGCGGCCTCGGTGGACGCGTCGATCAGGTCGGCGA
This genomic stretch from Massilia putida harbors:
- the mnmE gene encoding tRNA uridine-5-carboxymethylaminomethyl(34) synthesis GTPase MnmE; translated protein: MKLDTSPIAAIATAPGRGGIGVVRASGKDLSPLVDALFPGTTLAARHATYLPFKDAAGAVIDEGLALYFKAPHSYTGEDVLELQGHGGPVVLRMLLARVLEAGRDAGLRLAEPGEFTRRAFLNDKLDLAQAEAVADLIDASTEAAAKSASQSLSGAFSKVVHELVDKTINLRMLVEATLDFPEEEIDFLEKSNARGQLKGIVDALEAVFRQAAQGALLREGLNVVLVGQPNVGKSSLLNALAGSDVAIVTPIAGTTRDKVSETIQVEGIPLNIVDTAGIRAIGDHVDVVERIGIERTWGEVGKADVILHLLDASLGPAKADEDIVAAFPAGVPVVRIWNKIDLSGHQPSVAQGADAVNIYLSAHEKIGIDLLRAELLRIAGWQQTGESLYLARERHLVALRNAREHLRFAAEHAAQDDQSLDLFAEELRLAQDQLSSITGLFTPDDLLGVIFSRFCIGK